A region from the Mauremys reevesii isolate NIE-2019 unplaced genomic scaffold, ASM1616193v1 Contig34, whole genome shotgun sequence genome encodes:
- the LOC120393839 gene encoding zinc finger protein 845-like, which yields MQLGNYPRKKLDESIQRGGGCKDPKEITVQQTSHNEEKPYKCLDRGKSFHFSASLIKHWRTHTGEKSYKCVDCGKSFSEKSNFIVHQRLHIGEKPYKCLECGKSFSQSSYLTAHRRIHTGERPYKCLECGKSFNLKSTLNTHHKTHTGEKPHKCLECGKTFTQRIHLTQHRKIHTGERPYKCLQCGKSFSQRIHLTQHRKIHTGERCYKCLQCEKLFSTRWNLIKHERTHTGEKPYKCLDCGKTFGQSSYLIKHRRIHTGERPYNCFECGKNFIDRTKLTRHQAIHTGEKPHKCLDCGKSFIRKSQLTIHQKVHASEGSYKCLECGKTFIHNSKLTTHQRTHRGERPYKCLNCGKTFTHNSKLTKHQKTHTGERPYGCLECGKSFIQKSHLTTHQRTHTGERPYKCLECGKTFMYNSKLTTHQRTHTGVRPYGCLECGISFMESSSLIKHGRIHTGERPYKCLDCGKTFSQSSHLNKHRRIHGGERPYKCLECGKSFLGSSSLIKHERIHVGERPYKCLECGKSFKESSSLTKHGRIHTGERPYKCLECRKSFVRQSFFIKHQRIHTGERPYKCLDCGKTFSQSSHLTQHGRIHTGERPFKCLECGKSFIQKSYLTIHQRVHTGERPFKCLKCGKSFMESSSLTKHRRIHTGERPHKCLECGKTFSQRSNLNQHGKIHTGKRPYKCFDCGESFSKSSELTTHQKIHKGERP from the coding sequence ATGCAGCTGGGAAACTATCCCAGGAAGAAACTGGATGAATCCATTCAACGTGGTGGAGGATGCAAGGATCCCAAGGAAATCACAGTCCAGCAGACAAGTCACAATGAAGAGAAACCTTACAAATGCCTTGACCGTGGGAAAAGTTTCCATTTCAGTGCAAGCCTTATTAAACATTGGAGaacacacacaggagagaagTCCTATAAATGtgtagactgtgggaaaagcttcagtgagaAATCAAACTTTATTGTGCACCAGAGACTGCACATAGGAGAGAAACCATATAAAtgtcttgagtgtgggaaaagttttagtCAGAGTTCATACCTTACtgcacatcggagaatccacacaggagaaagaccctataaatgccttgagtgtgggaaaagtttcaatttgAAATCAACCCTTAATACACATCACAAAActcacacaggtgagaaaccccataaatgcttggagtgtgggaaaactttcacTCAGCGCATTCACCTTACtcaacataggaaaatccacacgggagagagaccatACAAATGCCttcagtgtgggaaaagtttcagtcagcgCATTCACCTTACtcaacataggaaaatccacacgggagagagatgCTATAAATGCCTTCAGTGTGAGAAACTTTTCAGTACGCGATGGAACCTTATTAAACATGAGCGAACCCACACCGGCGAGAAACCatataaatgcttggactgtgggaaaacttttggTCAGAGCTCATACCTTAttaaacataggagaatccacacaggagagagaccatataattgctttgagtgtgggaaaaatttTATTGACAGAACAAAACTTACTAGACATCAGGCaatccatacaggagagaaaccccataaatgcttggactgtgggaaaagcttcattcggaaGTCACAACTTACTATACACCAGAAAGTTCACGCATCAGAGGGATCttataaatgccttgagtgtggtaAAACTTTTATTCATAACTCAAAGCTTACTACGCATCAGAGaacccacagaggagagagaccttataaatgcctgaactgtgggaaaacttttACTCACAACTCAAAGCTTACTAAACATCAgaaaacccacacaggagagagaccctatggatgccttgagtgtgggaaaagttttattCAGAAGTCACATCTTACTACACATCAGAGaacacacacaggagagagaccttataaatgcctggagtgtgggaaaacttttaTGTATAACTCAAAGCTTACTacacatcagagaacccacacaggagtgAGACCCTATGGTTGCCTTGAGTGTGGGATAAgttttatggaaagttcatcccttattaaacatgggagaatccacacaggagaaagaccctataaatgcctggactgtgggaaaactttcagtCAAAGCTCACACCTTAATAAACATCGGAGAATCCatggaggagagagaccctataaatgccttgagtgtgggaaaagttttttGGGAAGTTCATCCCTTATTAAACATGAGCGAATCCACGTGGGAGAAAGACCCTACAAATgcctggagtgtgggaaaagttttaagGAAAGTTCATCCCTTACtaaacatgggagaatccacacaggagaaagaccctataaatgccttgagtgtAGGAAAAGTTTCGTTCGTCAATCATTCTTTAttaagcatcagagaatccacacaggagaaagaccctataaatgcctggactgtgggaaaactttcagtCAAAGCTCACACCTTACTcaacatgggagaatccacacaggagagagaccctttaagtgccttgagtgtgggaaaagttttattCAGAAGTCATATCTTACTATACACCAGAGagttcacacaggagagagaccctttaAATGCCttaagtgtgggaaaagttttatggaaagttcatcccttactaaacataggagaatccacacaggagaaagacccCATAAATGcctggagtgtgggaaaactttcagtcagcgctcaaaccttaatCAACATGGGAAAATCCACACAGGCAAGAGACCGTATAAATGCTTTGattgtggggaaagcttcagtaaGAGTTCAGAGCTGAccacacatcagaaaatccacaaagGCGAGAGACCCTAG